A DNA window from Maribellus comscasis contains the following coding sequences:
- a CDS encoding adenine phosphoribosyltransferase: protein MNLKKEIREIPDFPKEGISFKDITTLLKNKEAFNMVVDSIVDEFKDKSITKVVGLESRGFIFGGAIASKLNAGFVPIRKKGKLPAKVLTETYELEYGEDSVEIHEDALGEQDVILIHDDLLATGGTAYAALSLAKKVGVKRTYFSFVCDLEFIDTPKKKEIRSFDPQILIKY, encoded by the coding sequence ATGAACCTTAAAAAAGAAATTCGAGAGATTCCAGATTTTCCAAAAGAGGGAATTAGTTTTAAAGATATTACAACACTTTTGAAAAATAAGGAAGCGTTTAATATGGTTGTTGATTCGATAGTAGATGAATTTAAAGATAAAAGTATAACCAAGGTTGTAGGTTTGGAATCAAGAGGTTTTATTTTTGGTGGCGCTATCGCTAGTAAATTGAATGCTGGTTTTGTTCCTATTCGGAAAAAAGGTAAACTTCCTGCAAAAGTTTTAACTGAAACTTATGAGTTGGAATATGGTGAAGACAGCGTGGAAATACATGAAGATGCTTTAGGGGAGCAAGATGTTATTTTGATTCATGATGATTTGCTTGCAACAGGCGGGACGGCGTATGCTGCTTTAAGTCTTGCGAAAAAGGTTGGAGTTAAAAGAACTTATTTTAGTTTTGTTTGTGATTTGGAATTTATAGACACTCCAAAGAAAAAGGAAATAAGAAGTTTTGATCCGCAGATTTTGATTAAGTATTGA
- a CDS encoding glutaminyl-peptide cyclotransferase, translating into MKKSVFPLVLVFSLFVTFFSCSNKPKRSRKPVSTIVIQPSKKNYVFGEKVSVEVKTKVKNGEIENIQLFYENQLIKESSELEFTVPGVELNALGNNNFKVVATKTDGVDNSRVKSIPVVSDVVPKKYSYQIINNYPHLKSSFTEGLEFYKGFLYEGTGNNGESHLMKINMPNGNVVQTYSLDEIYFGEGITILNNKIYQLTYKAQKGFVYNLSDFALIDSFQYSSREGWGLTNDGTNLIMGNGTHTLTWLSPEDFSVIKMVQVADNKGLVNFINELEYIDGKILANVYTTNRIIEIDAETGKVIREINLDGIINMYTNPSDTLDYMNGIAYDKENDRLFVTGKYWPRLFEIKLIESE; encoded by the coding sequence ATGAAAAAATCGGTTTTTCCCTTGGTACTTGTATTTAGTTTGTTTGTAACCTTTTTTTCCTGCTCAAATAAACCAAAACGTTCGCGCAAGCCGGTTAGCACTATTGTTATTCAGCCGTCAAAAAAAAATTATGTCTTTGGCGAAAAAGTATCCGTTGAAGTAAAAACAAAGGTTAAAAACGGAGAAATAGAAAATATACAGTTGTTTTATGAAAATCAGTTAATTAAAGAAAGTTCAGAACTTGAATTTACTGTTCCGGGTGTTGAACTAAACGCACTGGGAAACAACAATTTCAAAGTAGTTGCTACAAAAACCGATGGTGTTGATAATTCCCGGGTAAAAAGCATTCCGGTTGTTTCAGATGTTGTTCCGAAAAAATACAGTTACCAGATTATAAACAACTATCCTCATTTAAAATCTTCGTTTACTGAAGGATTGGAATTTTACAAGGGATTTTTGTATGAAGGTACAGGAAATAACGGAGAATCACATTTAATGAAAATTAATATGCCAAACGGAAATGTGGTTCAAACCTATTCGCTCGATGAAATATATTTTGGTGAAGGAATTACAATTCTCAATAACAAAATTTATCAGCTTACCTACAAAGCGCAAAAAGGTTTTGTATATAATCTTTCCGATTTTGCACTTATCGACAGTTTTCAGTACAGTTCGCGCGAAGGATGGGGTTTAACCAACGACGGAACCAACCTGATTATGGGTAACGGAACACACACTTTAACCTGGCTCAGCCCGGAAGATTTTTCTGTGATAAAAATGGTACAGGTTGCCGACAATAAGGGATTGGTAAATTTTATTAATGAACTGGAATACATCGATGGTAAAATTCTGGCTAATGTCTATACTACTAACCGCATTATTGAAATTGACGCTGAAACAGGCAAAGTTATCCGGGAAATAAATTTGGACGGAATTATAAATATGTATACAAATCCATCGGATACACTAGATTATATGAACGGAATTGCTTACGACAAAGAAAATGACAGGTTATTTGTGACAGGAAAATACTGGCCTCGTCTTTTCGAAATAAAATTGATAGAATCAGAATAG
- the ruvB gene encoding Holliday junction branch migration DNA helicase RuvB gives MEENIDIRGGNFSESEKELDKKLRPLQFYDFSGQNKIVENLKIFVEAAKMRDESLDHVLLHGPPGLGKTTLSNIIANELGVGIKITSGPVLDKPGDLAGLLTNLEDKDVLFIDEIHRLSPIVEEYLYSAMEDFRIDIMIDKGPSARSIQLELNPFTLIGATTRSGLLTSPLRARFGINSHLEYYDSEILTEIVKRSARILNVSISEDAAKEIASRSRGTPRIVNSLLRRVRDFAQVKGTGEIDMSITKHALSALNIDEYGLDEMDNRILYSIIDKFKGGPVGITTIATAVGEDAGTIEEVYEPFLIKEGFIKRTPRGREATELAYKHLGRIKYGDSPTLF, from the coding sequence ATGGAGGAAAATATAGACATTAGGGGAGGAAACTTTTCAGAAAGTGAGAAAGAGCTGGACAAAAAATTGCGGCCGCTTCAGTTTTATGATTTTAGTGGACAAAATAAAATTGTTGAAAACCTCAAAATATTTGTGGAAGCAGCCAAAATGCGTGATGAATCCTTGGATCACGTGCTTTTACATGGGCCGCCGGGACTGGGAAAAACTACATTATCAAATATTATTGCCAACGAACTTGGTGTAGGTATTAAAATTACATCGGGACCAGTATTGGATAAGCCCGGAGATTTGGCCGGATTACTTACCAACCTCGAAGATAAAGATGTACTTTTTATAGACGAGATTCATCGCCTTTCTCCTATTGTGGAAGAATATTTATATTCTGCAATGGAAGATTTCAGGATTGATATAATGATTGATAAAGGACCAAGTGCACGTTCCATTCAGCTGGAATTAAATCCTTTTACACTCATTGGAGCCACAACACGGTCGGGTTTGTTAACATCGCCCTTACGAGCCCGTTTTGGGATAAACTCACATCTTGAATATTATGATTCAGAGATTTTAACTGAAATTGTAAAACGTTCGGCCCGAATTTTAAATGTTAGTATTTCAGAAGATGCTGCAAAAGAAATTGCCTCACGAAGCCGCGGAACTCCCCGTATTGTTAATTCACTGTTACGAAGAGTTCGTGATTTTGCACAGGTAAAAGGAACCGGTGAAATTGATATGTCGATAACCAAACACGCATTATCGGCCTTAAATATCGATGAGTATGGTTTGGATGAAATGGATAACCGTATTTTGTATAGTATTATTGATAAATTTAAAGGTGGCCCTGTTGGTATTACTACCATTGCAACCGCCGTGGGCGAAGATGCCGGAACCATTGAGGAAGTGTACGAACCCTTTCTTATAAAAGAGGGATTTATAAAAAGAACTCCCCGTGGGCGGGAAGCAACTGAATTGGCATATAAACATTTGGGAAGAATAAAGTACGGCGATTCACCAACTCTATTCTGA
- the mnmG gene encoding tRNA uridine-5-carboxymethylaminomethyl(34) synthesis enzyme MnmG, translating to MIPEYDVIVVGGGHAGCEAAAAAANLGSKTLLITMDMTKYGQMSCNPAMGGIAKGQIVREIDALGGYSGIIADKSTIQFRMLNQSKGPAMWSPRSQNDRFRFAELWRETLESVKNLDLWQDAVVGLLINNKVVEGVVTKIGIKFTAKTVILTNGTFLNGLMHIGSAQMKGGRIGEAASYNISEQLFDVGFKTGRLKTGTPVRIDGRTIDFSNLIEQKGDTSHYKFSYLPGTESSLIQRSCWITYTNPVVHSELELGFEFSPMFDGTIQGAGPRYCPSIESKLVTFSEKERHQLFLEPEGERTIEYYLNGFSSSLPWEVQYRALRKIPGLEKAKIFRPGYAIEYDYFEPTQLHHTLETKLVENLFFAGQINGTTGYEEAGAQGIIAGINAHLKSQQKGEEFILKRNEAYIGVLIDDLVTKGVDEPYRMFTSRAEFRILLRQDNADIRLTEKSYKLGLASLDRKNLLDQKLSIISKIIDYTKQFSVKPMFVNQLLKNKNTTELKQGVKLIDIILRPQISIFDLIEYISPFKEFLKRVPEDRKHEIIEAAEIAIKYEGYINREKLLAEKLDKFENINIENKFNYSKLKSISTEGRQKLEKINPKTIGQAKRISGVSPADINVLLIMLGR from the coding sequence ATGATACCAGAATATGATGTAATAGTTGTTGGAGGAGGACATGCTGGTTGTGAGGCAGCAGCAGCGGCAGCAAATCTTGGTTCAAAAACATTGTTGATAACAATGGACATGACCAAGTATGGTCAAATGTCGTGTAATCCCGCGATGGGAGGAATAGCAAAAGGGCAAATTGTTCGCGAAATAGATGCTTTAGGCGGTTATTCCGGGATAATTGCTGATAAGTCAACCATACAATTCAGGATGTTAAATCAATCAAAAGGTCCGGCAATGTGGAGTCCCCGCTCTCAAAACGATAGGTTTAGGTTTGCTGAGTTGTGGCGTGAAACGCTGGAGTCAGTTAAAAATCTAGATTTGTGGCAGGACGCAGTTGTTGGACTATTAATTAATAACAAAGTTGTTGAAGGAGTTGTAACTAAAATAGGTATTAAATTTACCGCAAAAACTGTTATACTTACTAACGGTACTTTTCTTAACGGTTTAATGCATATTGGTTCTGCTCAGATGAAAGGAGGGAGAATTGGTGAAGCAGCTTCTTATAATATTTCTGAACAACTTTTTGATGTAGGGTTTAAAACCGGGCGGTTAAAGACGGGTACGCCTGTGCGTATCGACGGAAGGACAATTGACTTTTCAAATTTGATTGAACAGAAGGGAGACACAAGTCATTATAAATTTTCTTATTTACCTGGTACAGAGTCGTCATTGATTCAACGATCCTGTTGGATTACCTACACAAATCCGGTGGTGCATAGTGAGTTGGAGTTAGGCTTTGAGTTTTCACCAATGTTTGATGGCACAATACAAGGAGCAGGTCCAAGGTATTGTCCAAGCATAGAATCAAAGCTTGTAACTTTTTCTGAAAAAGAAAGACATCAGCTTTTTTTGGAACCTGAAGGAGAACGAACAATAGAATATTATTTAAATGGTTTTTCGTCGTCCTTACCTTGGGAAGTTCAGTATAGAGCGTTGCGCAAAATTCCCGGATTAGAAAAAGCGAAAATCTTTCGCCCTGGTTATGCTATCGAATACGATTATTTCGAACCTACACAATTGCATCATACACTTGAGACCAAATTGGTGGAAAATTTGTTTTTTGCTGGTCAGATAAATGGAACAACCGGTTATGAGGAGGCAGGTGCTCAGGGAATCATTGCCGGTATAAATGCTCATTTAAAATCCCAACAAAAAGGAGAAGAATTTATTCTCAAACGAAATGAAGCATATATTGGTGTTCTTATCGATGATTTAGTTACAAAAGGGGTGGACGAGCCCTACAGGATGTTTACCAGTCGCGCAGAATTTAGAATTTTGCTTCGTCAGGATAACGCCGACATTCGGTTAACCGAAAAATCATATAAATTGGGATTAGCTTCTCTGGATCGCAAGAATTTGTTGGATCAAAAATTGAGCATAATTTCAAAAATAATTGACTACACTAAACAATTTAGTGTTAAGCCTATGTTTGTAAATCAGCTACTTAAGAATAAAAATACTACAGAATTAAAACAAGGAGTAAAATTAATTGACATAATTTTACGTCCTCAGATTTCAATATTTGATTTAATTGAGTACATAAGCCCGTTTAAAGAGTTTCTCAAAAGGGTTCCGGAGGATAGAAAACATGAAATTATAGAAGCAGCGGAAATAGCAATTAAGTATGAAGGTTACATCAACAGGGAAAAGTTGCTTGCCGAAAAATTAGATAAATTTGAGAACATAAATATTGAAAATAAATTTAATTATAGTAAATTAAAATCTATCTCAACTGAAGGTAGACAAAAATTAGAAAAAATTAATCCAAAGACTATTGGTCAGGCAAAACGTATTTCGGGAGTTTCTCCTGCTGATATAAATGTTTTACTTATTATGCTTGGTCGTTAA
- a CDS encoding response regulator — MEILLVEDNQLNQKVVTFNLRKYNYNVTAVMYGSEAIKLMKERNFDLILMDIMLPEMDGFEITKAIRKYEKEEGISIQIPIIALTANALDNDRDKCYNAGMNEYLSKPFTSDELIGVIDKFFPRQ, encoded by the coding sequence ATGGAAATCCTTCTTGTTGAAGACAACCAATTAAATCAAAAAGTAGTTACATTTAATTTACGAAAATATAATTATAATGTAACTGCGGTAATGTACGGAAGCGAAGCAATAAAATTGATGAAAGAAAGAAATTTCGATCTTATTTTAATGGATATCATGCTACCTGAAATGGATGGATTTGAAATAACAAAAGCGATTAGAAAATACGAAAAAGAGGAGGGTATTAGCATACAAATTCCTATTATAGCATTAACGGCAAATGCTTTGGATAACGACCGGGATAAATGTTATAATGCCGGAATGAATGAATACCTGTCGAAACCCTTTACGTCAGATGAATTAATCGGAGTTATTGACAAATTTTTTCCGCGACAGTAA
- a CDS encoding DUF4175 family protein encodes MTENFNILVNKLNAFKLRYYSYQILKGLLLVLFILLILYVVFSIIEYNVYLPVEYRKILFYGYTIFGGLLIVQFVGIPLLKLLHILKPIDTKSASVLIQDNFAEIKDKLLNVIELASISDKQYSNEIVLASIDQKINELKIFDFNDAVQFKKLRFILLYFGVSIIVTAGIFLANRNIFTESTNRIIHYNTQYVKPAPYTFHLSNTSLQAKKGDAFTIAVNCKGDELPQLIYINIEGNNYLMKNIAAGSFEFEMASVINPVTFYFTDLKYSSERYNLQLLPKPGITSFNVQITPPSYTSLQNQSFDNIGDIQIPSGTNVEWNFSGIDVDSLYMVFNDSLKVAGSRQNNSFVIESKFYKSTNYSVLIKNKITEAELALTYSIDVIPDLFPEIDVAQVKDSFQVTRFFFKGIIGDDYGFTDLKFHYNIENTDSAFSIPFVRSLNDQEFYYSFDFSTLGEKSGIVSYYFSVTDNDVVNNYKTTTSSSFTFQYPNTEEIAKTEKEQFQKLEDMLKQSKEMAGEIKDDLENLRLKNMDTNTSDWEKSQMVNDIISKQNRLEQMYDQIKENNENLNNYLNSFNKQSDEIIEKQKQIEELLEEVFTDELKELMEEFNKLAEEFDSKKLNQLSQQMDLSFEDLQKQMDRNLEMLRKMKIEEKLQRVIEDVNQMAGEERQLSDDVLEEKNYERAFEEVTKHQQEFNQIEKEVKDALDLNNELTEPLNFDDFSEEFEDIKQGFDENKNELNKRNRKKSGEGLKNTSDKLQNMAFGMQQMLDQNTMQQNMENIENLKQILSNLIVLSFSQEEVFDGLSGIDASDPRLVELNQGQKRIFDQSKIVRDSLYALAMRTPQINSMVNNELLSMELNLEKSTSQMEEGLFPNAKVNQLFVITSVNNLALMLNEALENLEEQMANAMPGDQQNENPGQGKPGMNMLKNASENLKQQLERMIEQMKNGNKGQMSQQLGESLMQHEMMQQMLRELMNNGNVGSGAKDQLQQIDQLLEQNRKELMNKNINAQTIARQNLITTRLLEAEKAELEREYEDKRESETADDFFSNPVKFFEYKENENYSIEYLYKNSHKLNNFYNSKYKQYLNNIDK; translated from the coding sequence ATGACGGAAAATTTTAACATACTTGTTAATAAACTAAATGCTTTTAAACTGCGGTATTACTCTTACCAAATTTTAAAGGGTTTGCTTCTTGTATTGTTTATACTACTTATACTCTATGTTGTTTTTTCAATTATTGAATACAATGTTTATTTACCGGTCGAATACAGGAAAATCCTTTTTTATGGATATACCATTTTTGGTGGATTGTTGATAGTTCAGTTTGTAGGAATACCGCTTTTAAAATTATTACACATATTAAAGCCAATCGATACAAAATCTGCTTCTGTTCTTATTCAGGATAATTTTGCTGAAATTAAGGATAAGCTTCTGAATGTTATTGAGTTGGCTTCTATTTCTGATAAGCAATATTCAAACGAAATTGTTTTGGCAAGTATTGATCAGAAAATCAATGAGTTAAAAATTTTTGATTTTAATGATGCTGTTCAATTTAAAAAATTACGGTTTATATTGTTGTATTTTGGTGTTAGTATAATTGTTACGGCCGGAATATTTTTGGCAAACAGGAATATATTTACAGAATCTACGAACAGAATCATACATTATAATACCCAGTATGTAAAACCCGCTCCCTATACCTTTCATTTATCGAATACGAGTTTACAAGCAAAAAAGGGAGACGCTTTTACTATTGCTGTTAATTGTAAAGGAGACGAATTACCACAGTTGATATATATTAATATAGAAGGGAATAATTATCTGATGAAAAATATTGCTGCCGGTAGCTTCGAATTTGAGATGGCATCGGTAATAAATCCTGTAACTTTTTATTTTACGGACTTAAAGTACAGTTCAGAAAGATACAATTTACAACTTCTTCCAAAACCAGGTATTACCAGTTTTAATGTTCAAATTACTCCTCCTTCTTATACATCGTTACAAAATCAGTCTTTTGATAATATTGGCGATATACAGATTCCTTCCGGTACTAATGTAGAGTGGAATTTTTCCGGTATTGATGTTGATTCACTGTATATGGTTTTTAATGACTCTTTGAAAGTTGCAGGTAGCCGGCAAAACAATTCGTTTGTTATTGAATCGAAATTTTATAAATCGACAAATTATAGTGTATTAATTAAAAATAAAATAACAGAAGCCGAGCTTGCGTTAACCTATTCAATTGATGTAATTCCGGATCTTTTTCCGGAAATAGATGTTGCACAAGTTAAAGATTCTTTTCAGGTAACACGGTTTTTCTTTAAAGGAATAATTGGAGATGATTATGGTTTTACTGATTTAAAGTTTCACTATAATATTGAAAATACCGATTCCGCTTTTTCTATTCCTTTTGTCCGGTCGTTAAACGATCAGGAATTTTATTACAGCTTCGATTTTAGTACTTTAGGAGAGAAGTCGGGTATAGTGTCCTACTATTTTTCTGTAACTGATAATGATGTCGTAAATAATTATAAAACAACTACTTCGAGTAGTTTTACGTTTCAATATCCCAATACGGAGGAGATTGCTAAAACTGAAAAAGAACAATTTCAGAAATTGGAGGATATGCTGAAACAAAGTAAAGAAATGGCTGGTGAAATTAAGGATGATTTGGAAAATCTGCGTTTGAAAAATATGGATACAAACACTTCGGACTGGGAAAAATCTCAAATGGTAAATGATATTATTTCAAAGCAAAACCGGTTGGAGCAGATGTACGATCAGATAAAAGAAAATAATGAAAATTTGAATAATTATCTGAATTCATTTAATAAACAAAGCGACGAGATAATAGAAAAACAAAAACAAATAGAGGAATTGCTTGAAGAAGTTTTTACTGATGAACTAAAGGAATTGATGGAGGAGTTTAATAAACTGGCTGAAGAGTTTGATAGCAAGAAACTAAACCAACTTTCGCAGCAAATGGATCTTAGTTTTGAGGATCTTCAAAAACAAATGGATCGAAACCTTGAAATGTTGCGGAAGATGAAGATAGAGGAAAAACTACAGAGGGTAATTGAAGATGTAAACCAGATGGCTGGTGAAGAGCGTCAACTTAGCGATGATGTTTTGGAAGAAAAGAATTATGAAAGAGCGTTTGAAGAAGTTACAAAACACCAGCAAGAGTTTAACCAAATTGAAAAAGAGGTAAAAGACGCACTTGATTTAAATAATGAATTAACTGAGCCGTTAAATTTTGATGATTTTAGTGAAGAGTTTGAAGATATTAAACAGGGTTTTGATGAAAATAAAAACGAACTTAATAAAAGAAATAGAAAAAAGTCAGGAGAAGGTTTAAAGAATACTTCTGATAAGCTTCAGAATATGGCTTTTGGGATGCAACAGATGCTTGATCAGAATACCATGCAACAGAACATGGAAAATATTGAAAATTTAAAGCAGATACTTAGTAATTTGATCGTTTTGTCCTTTTCGCAGGAAGAGGTTTTTGATGGTTTGTCAGGGATTGATGCAAGTGATCCTCGTTTGGTGGAATTAAATCAGGGGCAAAAAAGAATATTTGATCAAAGTAAAATAGTACGGGATTCATTGTATGCACTTGCCATGAGAACACCACAGATCAACAGTATGGTGAATAATGAATTACTTTCAATGGAATTGAATCTTGAAAAATCAACCAGCCAGATGGAGGAAGGTTTGTTTCCAAATGCAAAAGTGAACCAGTTGTTTGTTATTACTTCTGTAAATAATTTGGCTTTGATGCTTAATGAGGCTTTGGAAAATTTGGAGGAGCAAATGGCTAATGCAATGCCTGGAGATCAACAGAATGAGAATCCGGGACAAGGTAAACCCGGAATGAATATGTTGAAGAATGCTTCCGAAAATTTAAAGCAACAGTTGGAACGTATGATAGAGCAGATGAAAAACGGAAATAAAGGACAAATGAGCCAGCAGTTAGGTGAATCTTTGATGCAACACGAAATGATGCAACAAATGTTACGGGAGCTGATGAACAATGGAAATGTTGGAAGTGGCGCCAAAGATCAACTTCAACAAATAGACCAACTATTAGAGCAAAACAGAAAGGAATTAATGAATAAAAATATCAATGCTCAAACTATAGCAAGACAAAATCTTATTACAACACGTTTACTCGAGGCTGAGAAGGCTGAATTGGAAAGAGAATACGAGGATAAGCGGGAATCGGAAACCGCAGATGATTTCTTTAGTAACCCGGTTAAATTTTTTGAGTATAAAGAAAATGAAAACTATTCAATAGAGTATTTGTATAAGAATTCGCATAAACTAAACAATTTCTATAATAGTAAATACAAACAGTATTTAAATAATATAGACAAATAA
- the ybeY gene encoding rRNA maturation RNase YbeY has translation MSSIQFFFEDIHPLKLRKNQLTGYVNSLILSELKSVGDISLIFCSDNYLLEVNKKYLNHDYYTDIVTFDYVEDSVISGDLFISLDRVRENAETFQSKFVVELYRVVFHGVLHLVGYNDKTEAEQFEMRQKENYYLSEVDFSGIEL, from the coding sequence GTGAGTAGTATTCAGTTTTTTTTCGAGGATATTCATCCGCTAAAGCTAAGAAAAAATCAATTAACAGGATATGTTAATTCACTTATATTAAGTGAATTGAAGAGTGTTGGAGATATTTCGCTTATTTTTTGTTCCGATAACTATTTATTAGAGGTTAATAAAAAATATTTAAATCACGACTATTATACAGACATTGTAACATTTGATTATGTAGAAGATTCTGTAATTTCGGGCGATTTATTTATTAGTTTGGATCGTGTAAGAGAAAACGCTGAAACTTTTCAAAGTAAATTTGTTGTAGAATTGTACAGAGTTGTTTTTCACGGTGTTTTGCATTTAGTTGGTTATAATGATAAAACCGAGGCTGAACAGTTTGAAATGAGACAAAAGGAAAATTATTATTTAAGTGAGGTTGATTTTAGTGGGATAGAGTTATGA
- a CDS encoding ATP-binding protein, which produces MLTETNKILVIKSDKEELFKVEKFIEQIFDEYKLNKALYNRVLLCVSEAVINSIEHGNKNDSRKPVTITMECDFNHISVKVKDEGQGFDLNEVKNPTISKNLKKESGRGIHIIRSLSDSLRYNSKGNSVHLKMKCK; this is translated from the coding sequence GTGCTAACTGAAACGAACAAAATATTAGTAATAAAATCAGATAAAGAAGAGCTTTTCAAAGTAGAAAAGTTTATTGAACAAATTTTTGACGAATATAAGCTTAATAAAGCGCTTTATAACAGGGTTTTGCTTTGCGTATCTGAGGCTGTGATAAATTCTATTGAACACGGTAATAAAAACGATTCCAGAAAGCCGGTTACAATCACGATGGAATGCGATTTTAATCACATTTCAGTTAAAGTAAAGGATGAAGGACAAGGTTTTGATTTAAATGAAGTTAAAAATCCAACTATATCAAAGAATTTAAAAAAGGAGTCAGGTCGGGGTATTCATATTATTAGGTCACTTTCCGATTCTTTGCGCTATAACAGTAAAGGAAATAGTGTTCACTTAAAAATGAAATGTAAGTGA
- a CDS encoding lipopolysaccharide biosynthesis protein produces the protein MNPFKKLAGDTVIYGMSSIVGRFLNWWLMPLYVSLFTPEEYGVVTNLYSYVAFFMVLLTYGMETGYFRFASKNSEPEKVYSTSLISLFFTSLLFLLFVVGFKDTIAGLIQYPNHSEYILWFAVILSVDAFTAIPFARLRLNNRPLKFASIKLVNIGFSIAFNLFFLLLCPKVLENNSDSFLNIFYSPEIGVGYVFISNLLSSLVTLLLLFPEIIKINFHFNGKLLLKMLSYSFPILIVGLAGMVNQNIDKILIRFLLPESKNPMEQIGIYGAAVKIAVLMNMFIQAFRYAFEPFFFSQAESKDDKNIHADIMKYFVVFGLLIFLGMTLYIDVIKLIIPDTYDEGFSVVPLILLANLFFGIYFALSMWYKLSDLTRFGAYISIFGAVVTIVLNVILIPAYGYKGSAFTVLVCFFTMMVISYFLGQKYYPIPYNLKRIGLYFLIAGVIFFLSFFTHKLPGKMKFPIHTLFVILFIYSFYILEKRRIRSLFKFSKKK, from the coding sequence TTGAATCCATTTAAAAAACTTGCAGGCGACACAGTAATTTATGGAATGAGTAGCATTGTTGGCCGGTTTCTGAACTGGTGGCTGATGCCGCTTTATGTTTCGCTTTTTACACCTGAAGAGTATGGCGTTGTAACCAATCTGTATTCTTATGTGGCGTTTTTTATGGTATTGCTTACCTACGGAATGGAAACCGGATATTTTCGTTTTGCCTCAAAAAACAGTGAACCGGAAAAAGTATATTCCACCTCACTTATTTCGTTATTTTTTACCTCATTATTGTTTTTACTTTTTGTAGTAGGATTTAAAGATACAATTGCAGGTTTAATTCAATATCCCAATCATTCGGAATATATTTTATGGTTTGCTGTAATTCTTTCTGTTGATGCTTTTACTGCAATTCCTTTTGCCCGACTCAGATTGAATAACCGACCCTTAAAATTCGCTTCTATTAAATTGGTAAACATAGGTTTTAGCATTGCTTTTAATTTATTTTTTCTTTTGTTGTGTCCCAAAGTATTGGAAAATAATTCTGATTCATTTTTAAATATTTTTTACTCGCCCGAAATAGGTGTGGGCTATGTTTTTATATCGAATTTACTTTCATCTTTGGTTACACTTTTATTATTGTTTCCCGAAATTATTAAGATTAACTTTCATTTTAATGGAAAACTTTTGCTGAAAATGCTGAGTTATTCTTTTCCTATTTTAATTGTTGGTTTGGCAGGCATGGTAAATCAGAATATTGATAAAATTTTGATTCGCTTTTTGTTGCCTGAAAGTAAAAATCCGATGGAGCAGATCGGAATTTACGGTGCAGCTGTTAAAATTGCTGTTTTAATGAATATGTTTATTCAGGCTTTCAGGTATGCTTTTGAGCCTTTTTTCTTTTCGCAGGCCGAAAGCAAAGACGATAAAAATATTCATGCCGACATTATGAAGTATTTTGTAGTGTTTGGGCTGCTCATTTTTTTGGGAATGACACTTTATATCGATGTCATAAAATTGATTATTCCTGATACTTATGACGAAGGTTTTTCGGTTGTTCCGCTTATACTGTTGGCCAATTTATTTTTTGGAATTTATTTTGCCCTTTCCATGTGGTATAAACTTAGTGATTTAACACGTTTTGGGGCTTATATATCTATTTTTGGAGCGGTAGTAACCATTGTTTTAAATGTAATTCTAATTCCCGCATATGGCTACAAAGGCTCTGCATTTACTGTTCTTGTATGTTTTTTTACAATGATGGTGATTTCATATTTTTTAGGGCAGAAGTATTATCCAATTCCATATAATTTGAAGCGGATAGGATTATACTTTTTAATTGCCGGTGTTATTTTTTTCCTTTCATTTTTTACACACAAACTACCAGGGAAAATGAAGTTTCCGATTCACACACTATTTGTGATACTTTTTATTTATTCATTCTATATTTTGGAGAAAAGGAGAATTAGATCCTTATTTAAATTCAGTAAAAAGAAATAA